The Equus asinus isolate D_3611 breed Donkey chromosome 14, EquAss-T2T_v2, whole genome shotgun sequence genomic sequence GGTTGTATTAAAACCACGCCATTGCTTTGTGTGGCAGTAGGttcctgggtttttgtttttctttccagagATAACCCTGTCCTCTTAAATACGCTAATGTACATCCGAGAGCATGGCCAAATAGGTGTGCACTGTCACAGCCACCGGTTCCTCCAGGTGGACCTCGCTAGCAGGTGTTGAGAATGAGGGCTGCAGCTCAGCAGGGAGGTCTGAACTGGACATCCAGCGTGTGGAGCCCCCCTGGCCGCCTGGCAGGGGTTGACTTTGGCAGAGGCTTAGTGAGGAAAACAAAGTGGGCTGAGGTGCGGCAGAGATGGAGCGTGAGGAGGGAGAGCCGTGGAGCCCCGGGTCCCTCCGGAGAAGGGCATGTCTGGAAGTCGGGGGTGTCCTGCAGCACAGAGAATGGCAGTGAAGGGCCTTGCCGATAGTGACACAGAATGTTCTCTAGACGCGGGATCGAACAGTACGCCCCGAGCGTCTGCTCCACAGCACGAGCCTCCTTCCGTGAGCGTCAGCACGTCAGGGAGAGGCACCTGGTCCCTGCTGGTCCTCCCCACCCGGAACTGTTGACCTGTGCTTGTTCAGAAGGTCGGGCGCCGTCAGTACACCTAATCTGACATAATTGGAACCAGAGGCTTCTGCTTTTCCATTTCgtgatttttgcatatttctcATATTGTTTAATGACAGAATAATAAGGCAGGAGGTGACTAAGCCTTACTTTACTTAACTCTTCCCTTGTTGCCGGTCCTCAGGATAGAACATAGTCCACACTGAGAGGGGCTGTCGCACACAAGGTGTGGCAGCATTATTTTAGTAGCAGCCGGACACGGATCCGACAGAACACTTGAGAGGATCCTGGGTGGAAACCAgacccccacctctccccaccaaAGGCCCAGCGTGTCCCACTCTCGGAAACACTATTGCTTTCATTGCCTCAAGCAGAGGCGAACTAAAcgtgcatttctttttctgtgttcaggaagcagagaaaggtgTGAAATTCCTAACGTTGCCACCAGTGTTACATCTGCAGCTGATGAGGTTCATGTATGACCCTCAGACGGACCAAAACATCAAGATCAACGACAGGTAATCTGGGGCGGGCTTGAGATGGAGACGTGGTCGCCGTCCTGCTGGGGCTTCGCCTCAGGGCTGTGGTCGGTGTCCACAAACTCTCTTTAAAGGGGTCATTTCACTAGGAGATTTCGAGGTGCCCCCTCCGTATCCCTCTCGAGAAACCCTGTCCCCTCCACCCGGGGCCAAATGGGAGTCCGTGTGAGGAGAGGGCACTTTCTGCCTTCCCCCAGAGGTAGACGTTGATTTCAGTGGATTTGTTAAATAGGCCTCTCCAGTGTTTTCTAGTCTGAGTCGGTGCTGAGTTTTAGAATGCAGAGTTTTTCCCCTGATCGGGCTGAGTACCAGCCATGTGGAGTAGACTCGAGGGAGAAGGTGGCCCCAGTCAGGTGACCAGCACCTGCGGGCCTTCGCTGTGGAGCAGATAAGAAGCCAGCCGGTGGGCAGCCTGCAGACCATGTCCTGCCTGCTGGTGTGTTTCTATAGGTCCTCaccttagttttgtttttattggaattagttgccaatatttaaaaaaatcatgagaTTTCCCATAAAAGTCCAGATTTCTGGCATCTTTTAGGAATTCAGAACATTTGGCAGCACTGAGCCAGATTTCCCGAGGGCAGGGTGGCTGGCGCTGTGTGGCGGCCGCCCCTCAGTGCCCAGTGCGCATGCTCTGCCGCTCCGTCCTCACCTCCtgtccctcccttcctgcctcggGGCACTCCCGATGATGAATTTGACCgtgtaattaaaatgtttatggaGCCAGTAATGTAAAAACAAGTCGAGTTCAGGATGTCTTTAGAAATCACAGGGTGGGGATTATTTTTTACGTTTTTTCCGTCTCCAACTTTATCTTTTCCACCTTTCTCAAACCTGCAGGATATCCTTAGTGGTCTGAGTCCCGGACCATCAGTCACTCATTAATACATTCGGAATTACCCACTTCCTGGAAAAGGCTGTGTTTACCACAAAGACTGACTTGTGTAATATCTTTGAATTTGAACTTAAAACCTGTTAGGTGTCTCTGCTTGGTAGGCATTTTCCTCATGTCTGGCGTCAGGTTTTCTATCGACATGTGAATAACTCATTCTGATGAGCAGGAGCCACCTCAGAAGTAGCTCATGGAGCCCCCACTCAGATCCACCCCTCCCTTTCCACCTGAGTGTGGGCCAGTAAATACGGCCTGAAGGTGAAATAGTTCACGTGTAAGTGAAACTgcgatttctttaaaaatgcttttcaatAGGTTTGAATTCCCTGAACAGTTACCGCTCGATGAATTTTTGCAAAAAACAGACCCTAAGGACCCTGCCAACTACATTCTCCACGCGGTCCTGGTTCACAGTGGAGACAACCACGGCGGGCACTACGTGGTGTATCTCAACCCCAAAGGGGATGGCAAGGTGAGTGCGGCAGCACAGGGAACTCAGGCTGCGGGCGCCTGCGGCCTGTCCTCTTCCCCCTGATGGCCTTGATGGCGGACGAGTCCTTCCTGGCCTGTGATTGATCCGTATGTTCTCACGTAGATTAAGTCACTGATCCTTTAAAGGTGCATAGTAAATTAGTGATTGGACTTTAGTCGGACTTTATATCTGCTACGAGGCACTTTATTTTCCACTTATGAATACCAAGAGGACAGTGATCCACGGCCTGGGCATGGGCAGGGGTGGCGGCGTGGGTTGCGTGTTACTTTGTGTGTCCCGCTGTCGGTGCTGCATAATGCACCGTCTCTCCCTGGTTCCCATGGCGCTCATTGCGTGGTTTTCAGGGAGCAGAGGCGGGTCTCAGGTCTGCGTCCCAGCGCACAGGGCCAGGGAGGAACAGCACAGGCTGAGCCCGCCTAGCTCTTGCTGAGGGCATCTGATGGAGAGACCCCAGCACCAGACCCGTGTGAACCTTTACCCGTGGATCGAGTGCCATTTAAAAGGACTCAGTCCACGACGACGAGATGGGCGGCTAACTGTTGGGTGCCAGCTCTGCTGACTCAGCTCAGGCGGGCCCTTACTTGCTGTCATAGCACGTCATGAGAGCAGGTCAGATGTCCCGGTCAGTGCTGGGACCCACCATAGCCTTTCAGTTCCACTGGCTGGGCTAGCTGCACTCTCCATGGCTCTTGATTCTGTGGAGAGTTGTGGCATTGGTAGATTGAACGTCAGTGGAAACGGGCTGTTTGAATAGATGACAGAGTTGCCACTGGGTGAGCATCAGCCGTCCCCCCGAGTGTCGGGTGAGGAAGGCGGGAGATACGATGTGTAAGAGGGCTGCATCAGGTTGCGCCCTTTAGGACAAAGTGCCCGGTAGTCGTGGCCTTGTCCACGCACCTGTCTCCCGCTCACGCCCCTCATGCCCTTTGCAGTGGTGTAAGTTTGACGACGACGTGGTGTCGAGGTGTACGAAGGAGGAGGCCATCGAGCACAACTACGGGGGCCACGACGACGACCTGTCCGTGCGGCACTGCACCAATGCCTACATGCTGGTGTACATCAGGGAGTCGCGGCTGAGTGAGTAGGGCGCTTGCCACGGCACGCGGAGCTGCACCGCCGGCCCCGGCTCTCCACTGCTGGGTGCTTAGGCCGCGTTACCGGGGACCTCAGCTGTGTCACCCGTCCACACCCCTTCGCCGCCGCTTCTGCCTTAGTCACGACGTTGAGAGGCTGGCTGGGGTGGGCTCGTGGGTTTTGATCTAGAGTCCTGGCACCAAGAAATTCCACTTGAGTGAATGCCTCTGTTAACTCTGACGTGAAAGTGGGATCCTCTAAGGAGGGGTGAGCAGAACCTGCACAAAGGTGAACAAAGGCCATCTGTCCTGCAGGTGAGGTTTTACAAGCTGTCACCGACCATGACATTCCTCAGCAGCTGGTGGAACGATTACAGGAGGAGAAGAGGATCGAGGCCCAGAAGCGGAAGGAGCGGCAGGAAGCCCATCTCTACATGCAAGTGCAGGTTAGCCTTTTAGTGTCACGTGACCCTCTGGTCCCCGGGCGGTGGGGCCCCTGCTGAGGGGAGTGGCTCTGGGGGCTTGGGGGACCTTGGGCTCCTTCCCGGGGGTTGTTGACGGACAGGCGGGGGGGTCCTGCCCTGTGCCGCTCTGGGCAGCTCCTTGAGCATTTTTAACTGAGCAACTGCTCAGGCCTGTTCCCCGATGGCATGGAATATCTGGATGTCAGTTGTGGGGTAAGGCGGTGGAGTGAGGAGGACTTAGGCCTCAGACAGAGCACCGACATGTCGGAGTGTTGAGCAGTGAGAGGGCTCAGGAGCAAAGGCCCCAGTGGAGGATGCGTCAGCAGGAGAGCTGCCGCCACGGAGAGCAGAgcccggggcgcggggcgggggcagACAGAGCAGGAAGGAGCCTCGCACCTTGAGGCGAGCTTCCAGGTGCTGGGGGTGCAGGATTCAGTTGCCATGTTGGGAAACAGAGGCATTTGTTGTAACCAGTTGCCTGCCTGGGAAAGAGGCCCATGGTGCGGGCTGGCTTTCTAATTCTTGGGGGTCCCCGCACACAGGGGTTTCCAGCTGGCGCTTCTGGCTGAGTGGAGTGACCACGCGGATATGAAGGTTCTCTCTCTTCCAAACCCTGGTGTAGTTCCAGGTCACTCTGGCACTTCCCTCCTTGCATCCTCTCAGGGAGGCTCATCGGAGCAGAAGACGAGCTGTTGTTAGCATTTCACTCTTGGAACTTAGTCTTGACCAGCGTTTGATCTTATGTGTCAGTTGTCAGATGTAAACTCGGTTCTGTGTTTTCGTGCGTGTGTTCAGATAGTCGCAGAGGACCAGTTCTGTGGCCACCAAGGAAATGATATGTACGATGAAGAAAAGGTGAAATACACTGTATTCAAAGTATTGAAAAACTCCTCGCTGGCTGAGTTTGTCCAGAACCTCTCGCAGACCATGGTGAGTGCCGCTCGTTCTGCTCACGGTTCATTGTGACTCCTGAGTCCCAGCTTCCTTCTTTCTGACCTCTGGGGTCGGCACTGTGTCCGCTCACTGCCCGACAGGTCGGGTGAGTGACCTGCGCTCATTTCCTTCTGGGCTGGGCCTGCTTTTGCCCTTTGACCTCATCTTTCAATAGAATCTCCAGTGAAGGAAGTTGAATGTGATCGTGAGTCTTCACCTTTGCAGGCACATCTCCCcacgtttttttttctttttgtaaaatgggCACTTTTGCGCCCTAAAATGATGCTAGTGATCCTGAAGGCAGAACACTGTTGTCCAGATGAGTGGGGAGTTctaattatgatttttttgttaGAATCATAGAATCATTACATTGATTCAGAATTATATTATGGGCTGATTTTGTTtggcttaatttaattttttttttacccctagGGATTTCCACAAGATCAAATTCGATTATGGCCCATGCAAGCCAGGAGCAATGGAACCAAACGACCGGCCATGTTAGATAACGAGGCAGATGGCAATAAAACGGTGAGTGGTGGTGACCTGCCTCACGTGCGTGCTGCTGGCCCAGTTGCACAGACGTGAACGTTTTCTCAGTCCTCGCATGTAGCATTCCGCTCTCAGCCATTCGCGTCCTCTAACATCAGCGTCTCTTTGGCACTAGATGATTGAACTCAGCGATAATGAAAACCCCTGGACGATATTCCTGGAAACAGTTGACCCGGAGCTGGCCGCCAGCGGAGCCACACTACCCAAGTTTGATAAAGATCGTAAGTGCCCACCGCACACGCAGACCCCTTCAGAGTGGGGACGTGCGTTCGTGGACTGTCGCTTTGGACTCCCGGGGTTAAGCGTTCGTCCCTTGCAGAGAAGCCTGGTTAGTTCCACCAGTGCTCCTTGAGCCCCGCCGTGTCCAGGGCTCCTTGACGAACCCGAGTGGGAGCCGCTGGGTTCTGGTGTCGGGGAGTGAGGAGAAGGCGGGAGCTCTCTTGAGCCCCGTGTTCCATGCTGAGTCTCGGCCCCCGTGCTTTGCTGGGCTTCTGTTAAGGGCAGATAGTACGCATTTCGTGCTGGTGGGCCCCACGgcctctgcctgcccctgcctgcccctgcagTGTGAAAGTGGCCCCAGCGAACGGGTCAGTGACAGGCTGACTGGAGTCCAGCACCAATTTACCAAACACGTGGGTCGGAGTTTGCCGACGCCTGCTGTAAAATGGTAGATTTTGTTGCTACAAGTGGTCACGTGTTTGGCAGAGACACTGCCGTTAAAGTGTTCCCATGGGAGCCTGCGGCTGGCCAGTTAGTGCCAGGTCTTAGGCTAGGAGTCCTAGTTCACTGCACTCGGTCCGATCTGCTGCCTCAGAGGCAGAGTTTGCCGCGGGGCTGACGTCTGGAAAGAGGCCGCACACAGGACCAGCCTCTCGAATGGACCCCACCTGACCTGGTGGCTTTTAGGTGCCGGAAGCTGTCGTTTCCACTGCTGACTAAGCTTCCTACAGATAGGTTTTTAAACAGCGTACTGAGTGGTAAGATGCTAACAAAATCTGTTTATTAACCTTGTAGATGATGTGATGTTGTTTCTGAAGATGTACGATCCCAAAACACGGAGCTTGAATTACTGTGGGCACGTCTATACACCCATATCCTGTAAAATACGTAAGTGCGGGCCACACTCGCCCTCTCGCCCCGTGCGCTCCAGTCTCGGGGGTCTCACAGCGGCGGGTTCTTGTTCTCTTTCGTCCAGGTGACTTGCTCCCGGTTATGTGTGACAGAGCAGGATTTCTCCAAGATACTAGCCTTATCCTCTATGAGGTTTGGAGGGTTTATCTTTCCACGGTCCCTGTGCTGGTGGTGTGTGGAGGGTGGCGTTGGTATGCAGGCCCTGGATTTGTTAGCGTTTAGCTGGTGGGACCTCGGGCACTCTGGAGTTGAGGATCACGTTAGTAGActgttttacattaaaaatgGTAGATTTTGTAACAAAAAAccacatttgtgattttttttaaccaatttaGGATCAGCGATTATTACATCTATGGATGCTAATGTTTCCCATTGGCATTTTAACTTACTTAAAGCGTAGGGCTGATAGAATTGGGTGTAGAGAAAATACAGTTACGGCCATGTTAAGCCACAAACGCTGCATTGTAACCATGTCATGTTTTTTACTCCAGGAAGTTAAACCGAATTTAACAGAGAGAATTCAGGACTATGACGTGTCTCTTGATAAAGCCCTCGATGAACTAATGGATGGTGACATTATAGTGTTTCAGAAGTACGTACTTTCCGGAGGCTTTCACCGCTTTGTGCTAATATGAGGAGCTTTTTTCATAAGCCCTGGAACCAGGAAACAAAGTTGTGTCTGGAGCCCGAGTGGCCTTGCGTTTGCTGTGTCTCAAGATGCTGACCAAAGTGGCCAGCGCTGGGGGTGGAATTGGGGCCAGTGAACGTTATCATCACTTAATGCTCTTGTTCCCTGAAAATGTCTGCAGTGAGCAGGGTGGCAGAAGTCTTTATGCAATACCAAAGTGGTTTTCCTTCCCTTGAAACATGAGATTTCTTAGACAGCACCTGCTTAGGCATTTCACTGAAATCTGCCTGCATGCGAGGCCGGCAGGTCTGTGATCTCAGACACTGTCTCAGAAGGCAGACTGACGTTGCTCTCGGCTTTTCCCTTGCTTGAAGCCGTCCGGCCAGGGCAGTCCTGAAAACGGGTTATGGGAGGCTGCGCAGTGCAGTGGCCAAGAGCAGGGCCTGGcggtaaatattttagactcgCGGCTTCTCAGTCCTGCTGCCTTAGTGTGGGTGTGGTCATCTGCCGACTCCTGGGCAGAGAATGGGCTCTGCCACGTGCAGACTGCGTGGGCCCGGCTCTTCATCCTGAGCTCTTGCCCTTGtgtgcaggggaggggagggcaccaTTCTGTTACTGTGTCGCGATCAAGAATGGAAAGCAGGCAGTGCTGTGCGGGGCTCAGAGCGCCCCTTCTCTTGGCTTCTCGTCCGGCGCGTTGGGTAGCTGGGGCGGGCTCCTGGCCGCCTCTGCCGTGCGCCTGCCGCCACACCCCGCCGTCTGCGTTGCTGCGGCCTGAGAGGTGATGCTGTCTTCTGCCGGTGAGCCCGGCCTGGACAGTGCTGCAGTCTGAAGACTTCTTTTTCCCCCAGGGATGACCCCGAAAATGATAACAGTGAGTTACCCACCGCAAAAGAGTACTTCAGGGACCTCTACCACCGTGTGGACGTCACCTTCTGTGATAAAACCATCCCAAACGACCCTGGATTCGTGGTCACGCTGTCCAATAGAATGAACTATTTTCAGGTATCCGCGAATGCTCTGCTCCCTTCAGATGCCACGCCGCAAGGACCGAGTTCTTGTTAAAAATGCCTGCTTGGGAGGCTGTGGTGGATTTGGGTCAGGAGGAGGGGTTGGAGGGGGTTGGCACTCACGTCGCCCCGGGGTCAGGAGCTGCTCCTTCACGGCCCCGTCCCCAGCGTGTGGCACCTTCTCAGCCCTCCAAGTCCTCTCCCCTGGGCGCGGTTTGGTTTCAGAGGGGATGGTTGTGACGGCTCTTCACTTCAGTTATAACATGTCAAGTGTGAACCATTAAAaaacttaatttttctaaaaaaattagaaaataaatctagAGACCTCACCGTTAAAAGTGAAGGACCCTTTACATGTTACCGTCACCGGGTGTGCTGCTTCCGTGGTGACGTGTTAAGGAGTGTAGTTTATTCCTGTTAGTACATTTCTAGGGTGTTGAAATTCACCTGCTCACGTCGCACTGTTTTAAGAACGTAGGAGAATAAGTGATGGTGAAGTTTATTTGCAGTTTTCAGTTTGTTCCCCAGCATGTCCGACTcctgctcctttcccttccagGTGGCGAAGACCGTCGCACAGAGGCTCAACACCGACCCCATGTTGCTCCAGTTTTTTAAATCTCAAGGGTAAGCCTCGCGCGTGGACACCTGGCGTCTGGTCTGACTGCATGCTCTTCATGGTTCATCCAGACATCTTGAAACTAATTGTAACGAGTAGCCGGCCACTTCACCTGACATGCCATTTCTTGCTTAGTTTGAGTAGAGACTTGCCACCACTCACATCTTGACCACGCTACTCCAAGATGTCGGAGTAACTGACAGCCTCATCTAAAGCCAGACTGACTTTAGTTACATCATCAGTGCGTCTCCCATGTGTCCCGCTCGGTCCGTCCCTGCCAGGCTTTGTGTGCAGTGTCGCCATTGCAGCGAGCGTTCGGGTGTGACAGCCAGAGGGCCCTAGGACTCGGGGACCAGGAGCGTTAGAGAGAAGCCCTGTGCCAGGTCCACAGTGCAAGTGTAGGCGTGAGGCCAGGGGTGTGCTTGGGTGCTCGCTCACGGGGACTTGTGGCGGCCAATGAACAGGTCATGTGTTTCTGTGCTGTTTTCTCGTTAGGTATAGGGATGGCCCAGGGAACCCTCTTAGACATAATTATGAAGGTACTTTACGAGATCTTCTCCAGTTCTTCAAGCCTAGACAACCTAAGAAACTTTACTATCAGCAGGTATGAGTCCAAATTCACGTAACCTGGGTGCTAAAGAGAAGGCTCGGCCTTTGGGGACGCGCATCTCAAACGAATCTCTGTTTTCTTCACAGCTTAAGATGAAAATCACAGACTTTGAAAACAGGCGGAGTTTCAAGTGTATATGGTTAAACAGCCAATTTAGGGAAGAGGTAAGTTGTTTAACTGGTAcgaatttctatttttctgggaGCCCGTttattgtttctctctccctAGACCTTGAAAAGTCAAACAGCAAAAGAAAGCCTCATAAGTGACAGTGTGCTAACGGCCGTCTGGCCGCAGAGTTTGAGAACATGGGCCCGGTGGCTGGTGGGGGGCTCTCTCTTCCCGCTCCTGCCACCCTGAGGCCTGGGGGCCGATGACCACATCGGGCTGCCCGCCCTCCGGAGCTCTTTCTTGCCGGTCAGCAGATCTTGACGTTGCTGCCCTGCTGCCTGGTCTGGGCAGTTTTTTCTCAGGCCCTTCTGCCTCAGCTGGGCCTCAGTGAGTGCAGGCCTGCGAGCAGAGCCACCTGTTACTCCACTGGGCGCGTGCTTCTGAGCTTAACTGCCGTGGCCACTCCAGCGTCTCTTGCTTGTTCCACCCGGAAGACGTGTCCAGCCGCACTTTGAGTGGCTCCTCCAGGAGTTCTCTGCCCCCTGGGACCTTCCTAGCTCCCCCAGTTTTGAGGGAGAGTTGAGCCACGTGCCGTGAACGTTCTCGCCAGGGTGGAACTGGTTGGCTGAAGCACAGAGGCCCCATCGGGCCGTGGTCTAGCTCAGCCTGCTGTCTCACTGTGCCGAGAATTGGGACAGGCCGTAGATGACCCCGCAGGGGGGTGATTCCTGGAGAAGCTGGCCTGTGAATGGCAAGGTGATTGCCTTTTGCCAAGTGGCCTTTCTTTTAAACTCGGCCGGTATGGGTGGGTCCCGAGTTCAGGTTGGGAGGTGGTCCACGAGAACTCACACCGGGGGTGGGGTCAGGGTGCAGGTAAAGTGGCAGGTGCTGGGCCAGCCGGAGACCCTTGGAAACTCGGCTGCAGGCTTTTATCTCCTCGAGCAGAGTTGGTTCATTGCAGCAAACCCTCTATGTCTTCTTTAAAGCCTTTGTTTCGTCTCGTCCCTTTTTAGGAAATAACACTATATCCAGACAAGCACGGGTGTGTCCGGGACCTGCTAGAAGAATGTAAAAAGGCTGTAGAGCTCGGAGAGAAGGCGTCAGGGAAACTTAGGCAAGTGTTtctggtggggggcggggggtggaacCAGCCCTGGCGTGCAGCTTGTCCTTGGGAGTTGGGCCCGGCCGGAACCACGCGCGCTGTTGCCAGCCTCGTCTTTCAGCCTGTCCTTGGCAGCAGTCTGTGAATATTTCACAGTCGGCcatgtcttcctccttctctgcccaTACGAATCACTTGTAGTAAAAAGGGGTGGTTTAAGCCAAGCAGAGGAAGGATATGGTTGAAATAGAATGATAACCAAAACTGGGGAAAGCTAGTTGTATTTGAGAAATTGGGCCGCTCCTGATGAGCGTAGCCACCATCCAGGCCGTGGGAAGAAGCCTCGGGTGTAATGGGAGTCGGCTCGCGTGTCAGTTGCCTGTCAGTC encodes the following:
- the USP7 gene encoding ubiquitin carboxyl-terminal hydrolase 7 isoform X1 encodes the protein MNHQQQQQQQQKAGEQQLSEPEDMEMEAGDTDDPPRITQNPVINGNVAMSDGHNTTEEDMEDDTSWRSEATFQFTVERFSRLSESVLSPPCFVRNLPWKIMVMPRFYPDRPHQKSVGFFLQCNAESDSTSWSCHAQAVLKIINYRDDEKSFSRRISHLFFHKENDWGFSNFMAWSEVTDPEKGFIDDDKVTFEVFVQADAPHGVAWDSKKHTGYVGLKNQGATCYMNSLLQTLFFTNQLRKAVYMMPTEGDDSSKSVPLALQRVFYELQHSDKPVGTKKLTKSFGWETLDSFMQHDVQELCRVLLDNVENKMKGTCVEGTIPKLFRGKMVSYIQCKEVDYRSDRREDYYDIQLSIKGKKNIFESFVDYVAVEQLDGDNKYDAGEHGLQEAEKGVKFLTLPPVLHLQLMRFMYDPQTDQNIKINDRFEFPEQLPLDEFLQKTDPKDPANYILHAVLVHSGDNHGGHYVVYLNPKGDGKWCKFDDDVVSRCTKEEAIEHNYGGHDDDLSVRHCTNAYMLVYIRESRLSEVLQAVTDHDIPQQLVERLQEEKRIEAQKRKERQEAHLYMQVQIVAEDQFCGHQGNDMYDEEKVKYTVFKVLKNSSLAEFVQNLSQTMGFPQDQIRLWPMQARSNGTKRPAMLDNEADGNKTMIELSDNENPWTIFLETVDPELAASGATLPKFDKDHDVMLFLKMYDPKTRSLNYCGHVYTPISCKIRDLLPVMCDRAGFLQDTSLILYEEVKPNLTERIQDYDVSLDKALDELMDGDIIVFQKDDPENDNSELPTAKEYFRDLYHRVDVTFCDKTIPNDPGFVVTLSNRMNYFQVAKTVAQRLNTDPMLLQFFKSQGYRDGPGNPLRHNYEGTLRDLLQFFKPRQPKKLYYQQLKMKITDFENRRSFKCIWLNSQFREEEITLYPDKHGCVRDLLEECKKAVELGEKASGKLRLLEIVSYKIIGVHQEDELLECLSPATSRTFRIEEIPLDQVDIDKENEMLVTVAHFHKEVFGTFGIPFLLRIHQGEHFREVMKRIQSLLDIQEKEFEKFKFAIVMMGRHQYINEDEYEVNLKDFEPQPGNMSHPRPWLGLDHFNKAPKRSRYTYLEKAIKIHN
- the USP7 gene encoding ubiquitin carboxyl-terminal hydrolase 7 isoform X2 is translated as MVMPRFYPDRPHQKSVGFFLQCNAESDSTSWSCHAQAVLKIINYRDDEKSFSRRISHLFFHKENDWGFSNFMAWSEVTDPEKGFIDDDKVTFEVFVQADAPHGVAWDSKKHTGYVGLKNQGATCYMNSLLQTLFFTNQLRKAVYMMPTEGDDSSKSVPLALQRVFYELQHSDKPVGTKKLTKSFGWETLDSFMQHDVQELCRVLLDNVENKMKGTCVEGTIPKLFRGKMVSYIQCKEVDYRSDRREDYYDIQLSIKGKKNIFESFVDYVAVEQLDGDNKYDAGEHGLQEAEKGVKFLTLPPVLHLQLMRFMYDPQTDQNIKINDRFEFPEQLPLDEFLQKTDPKDPANYILHAVLVHSGDNHGGHYVVYLNPKGDGKWCKFDDDVVSRCTKEEAIEHNYGGHDDDLSVRHCTNAYMLVYIRESRLSEVLQAVTDHDIPQQLVERLQEEKRIEAQKRKERQEAHLYMQVQIVAEDQFCGHQGNDMYDEEKVKYTVFKVLKNSSLAEFVQNLSQTMGFPQDQIRLWPMQARSNGTKRPAMLDNEADGNKTMIELSDNENPWTIFLETVDPELAASGATLPKFDKDHDVMLFLKMYDPKTRSLNYCGHVYTPISCKIRDLLPVMCDRAGFLQDTSLILYEEVKPNLTERIQDYDVSLDKALDELMDGDIIVFQKDDPENDNSELPTAKEYFRDLYHRVDVTFCDKTIPNDPGFVVTLSNRMNYFQVAKTVAQRLNTDPMLLQFFKSQGYRDGPGNPLRHNYEGTLRDLLQFFKPRQPKKLYYQQLKMKITDFENRRSFKCIWLNSQFREEEITLYPDKHGCVRDLLEECKKAVELGEKASGKLRLLEIVSYKIIGVHQEDELLECLSPATSRTFRIEEIPLDQVDIDKENEMLVTVAHFHKEVFGTFGIPFLLRIHQGEHFREVMKRIQSLLDIQEKEFEKFKFAIVMMGRHQYINEDEYEVNLKDFEPQPGNMSHPRPWLGLDHFNKAPKRSRYTYLEKAIKIHN